From one Plasmodium malariae genome assembly, chromosome: 12 genomic stretch:
- the UIS2 gene encoding serine/threonine protein phosphatase UIS2, putative, translated as MNITKFILIFLPLILLKYVTRKDLISYDNYLLNTNIKGLLKRILLVKYGEKSANKETDIDDEKEYKEYLENKGSNEFDKVKYKYMDNVNFTILKSRKTYKHILNEFLVFLGSQYSTDEKIVVRVKLIDILSLLFVHYRDTLSNFDHIVNSFQDRNKLMNSIENEFFREFLDERDNYILEVKNMYYEVDYKDKEKEKILNKKKTIYDIFLQNWKNDGYRFYSINNKRKYYVPKKLYHNKGKTYLHKIEEDHNFKCRNLVFPPSRNDENSSNAQNPNNQEKSASPTYISMHAEDNEVEETDQESEEQMKLLHFEDKNKKKKEGSSSSKDNILPDNSSEDGFEEFYDKQICHASENENVGTGNDNAVRNLLPGTSYKMKKEFFLSGVSFNVISLINAITSNKDNKVVAKLHDGLRKLGITTFDHLVRYTNIIGIFFSYDIFDELYLQIKLVKEYFGLNKKKKNEFGLIEKVEKKQKRIIYGEYKMNEDEMFTPPNCLTAYCKLKSVWIQNRNFTFNIERTGTNSMNFMMLGDIGQGFEDAKEFDVQNMLNFMGYNELKSTVDTMKKWHLENNADFVINLGDNVPNEGAINYIENFQWYNLMKEFFVFKKRSEKEINTMLGKNPITKQNIDDFYNEKIKEIKDVRLYGKTKKNKKDSENSNADDDLSYYDNNRKELYQFDDDEKEQEEDYTESIPFYSILGEKDYFNFPSEQIQEHYSKRIPGYFMPNNYYCVNYDFSYSKRGMDNEIIDQEKFRASFIFIDTWSLMVGFPIIRNYRSFREQFNWLSKTLYESAQNSDWIFVFGHHPLISSGRRADNYSYEEHSFHDILRDFLFNYNVDAYFSAHDHLMEHIKFGNIDLFVNGSSSRVLFDNCNMGRGYFGKVIGTLYPVTCYVLKTIHRGLKPKGCNVNRYSKWSNKRDIGFSIHKLTKDEFITQFINSRNGKPLSDKIIIKNKKHERKKFYDLDGYAADRIKELEKKLEEFRAQNPDLIKFKIEEFNENTNKLNSIMKTLKTKEEQDAFKELLFLNNLIFDVSKFLDKITIVKLKVMRELAEKYRIFFNKELVNNIVVAIEKAVKEENNQMNEHLGKEGDENEDPEITKERRAQVENEKKTLELIETLGYSPEQFLDKIDYMTKKEKDMLQEKIGKNVSLEDYVNRIRMYVNKKKLSPDQLEELALMEEEKESADAQEEKEEQNENNPKQDFEQSDEENKGQNNKAMSEIPLEKDVHKNNKYLVIRESKLTEPNYVLLMLCSLKSYDESKYALNLESKKEQIKTISSANYIYTIDNHKTFFQLCIELAPDIKRIISNLGGVGLRLPFFKLINKLYDEIMKLKFGLDRIST; from the coding sequence atgaatataacaaaatttattctaATCTTTCTTCCTCTAATCTTACTAAAGTACGTTACGAGGAAGGACCTTATTAGTTACGACAACTATCTATTGAATACTAATATAAAGGGTTTATTAAAGAGAATTCTCTTGGTTAAATATGGAGAAAAAAGTGCAAATAAGGAAACAGATATAGATGATGAGAAagaatataaagaatatttgGAAAATAAAGGATCAAATGAATTTGATAAagtgaaatataaatatatggatAATGTAAATTTTACTATCCTTAAAAGCAGAAAAacgtataaacatattttaaacgAGTTCCTAGTTTTTTTAGGTTCTCAATATAGTACAGATGAAAAAATAGTAGTTCGTGTAAAATTAATTGATATATTATCCTTACTGTTTGTTCATTATAGAGACACTTTAAGTAATTTTGATCATATTGTAAACAGTTTTCAAGATAGAAACAAATTAATGAATTCCATTGAAAACGAATTTTTTAGAGAATTTTTAGATGAAAGAGATAATTACATTCttgaagtaaaaaatatgtactatGAGGTGGATTATAaggataaagaaaaagaaaaaattttgaacaaaaaaaaaacaatatatgatatttttttgcaaaattggAAAAATGATGGTTACCGTTTTTATagcattaataataaaagaaaatattatgtaccAAAAAAACTTTATCATAATAAAGGTAAAAcctatttacataaaatagaAGAGGACCATAATTTTAAATGCCGTAATTTGGTATTTCCTCCATCaagaaatgatgaaaatagtTCAAATGCACAGAATCCAAATAATCAAGAAAAATCTGCTTCTCCTACTTACATAAGCATGCATGCAGAAGATAATGAGGTGGAAGAAACAGACCAGGAGTCAGAAGAACAGATGAAACTTTTACACTTTGAAgataagaacaaaaaaaaaaaagaaggttCGAGCTCATCAAAGGATAATATATTGCCTGATAATTCAAGTGAAGATGGATTTGAGGAATTTTATGACAAACAAATTTGTCATGCTtctgaaaatgaaaatgttgGTACAGGTAATGATAATGCGGTTAGAAATTTACTACCAGGAACAAgctataaaatgaaaaaggaatttTTCTTAAGTGGAGTCTCATTTAATGTAATCTCACTAATAAATGCCATAACATCAAACAAAGATAATAAAGTTGTTGCAAAATTACACGATGGTTTAAGAAAATTAGGTATAACTACATTTGACCATCTTGTTAGATATACCAATATTataggaatatttttttcgtatGATATTTTTGATGAATTATATCTACAAATTAAATTAgttaaagaatattttggacttaataaaaaaaaaaaaaatgaatttggTCTAATCGAAAAGGTagaaaagaaacaaaaaaggataatatatggagaatataaaatgaatgaagATGAGATGTTTACTCCACCAAATTGTTTAACTGCATACTGTAAATTAAAATCTGTATGGATCCAAAATAGAAATTTCACTTTTAACATTGAAAGAACTGGTACAAATAGTATGAATTTTATGATGTTAGGGGATATTGGTCAAGGATTTGAGGATGCGAAAGAATTTGATGTTCAGaatatgttaaattttaTGGGATATAATGAATTGAAAAGTACGGTTGATACTATGAAAAAATGgcatttagaaaataatgcTGACTTTGTTATAAATTTAGGGGATAATGTACCAAATGAAGGTgcaataaattatattgaaaattttcaatggtataatttaatgaaggaattctttgtttttaaaaaaaggagtgAAAAGGAAATTAACACGATGTTAGGAAAAAATCCAATTactaaacaaaatatagatgatttttacaatgaaaagataaaagaaataaaggaTGTTCGTTTGtatggaaaaacaaaaaaaaataaaaaggattcAGAAAATTCCAATGCTGATGATGATCTAAGTTATTATGACAATAATCGTAAAGAATTATATCAATTTGATGATGATGAGAAAGAACAAGAGGAGGATTATACTGAATCCATTCCTTTTTATTCAATATTAGGTGAAAaagattattttaattttcctaGTGAACAAATACAAGAACATTATTCAAAGAGAATACCAGGATATTTTATGCCTAATAACTATTATTGTGTTAATTATGATTTTAGTTATAGTAAAAGAGGTATGgataatgaaattattgatcaagaaaaatttagggcatcttttatatttattgataCATGGTCCCTAATGGTCGGATTCCCaattataagaaattatCGATCATTCCGTGAGCAATTTAATTGGTTAAGTAAAACATTATATGAAAGTGCACAAAACAGTGATTGGATTTTTGTATTCGGGCATCATCCATTAATTTCTAGCGGAAGAAGAGCTGataattattcatatgaGGAACATTCATTTCATGACATTTTAAGGGATTTCCTTTTCAATTATAATGTAGATGCATATTTCAGTGCACATGATCATTTAATGGAGCATATTAAATTTGGAAATATagatttatttgttaatgGTTCTTCATCCAGAGTATTGTTTGATAACTGTAATATGGGTAGAGGATATTTTGGTAAGGTAATTGGAACATTATATCCTGTTACTTGTTATGTTTTAAAGACAATTCACAGAGGACTAAAACCAAAGGGATGTAATGTGAATAGGTATTCTAAATGGTCAAATAAAAGGGACATAGGATTTAGTATTCACAAATTAACGAAGGATGAATTTATAACGCAGTTTATTAATAGTAGAAATGGAAAACCTCTTAgtgataaaattattataaaaaacaaaaaacatgaaagaaagaaattttaTGATTTAGATGGTTATGCAGCGGATAGAATTaaagaattagaaaaaaaattagaggAGTTTAGAGCTCAAAATCCggatttaataaaatttaaaattgaggaatttaatgaaaatacaaataaactTAATTCAATCatgaaaacattaaaaaCAAAGGAAGAACAAGATGCCTTCAAAGAATTACTCTTCCTAAATAATCTTATTTTTGACGTTTCAAAATTTCTAGATAAAATAACCATAGTTAAGTTAAAAGTAATGCGTGAATTGGcagaaaaatatagaatattttttaacaaagaACTTGTTAATAATATCGTTGTAGCTATAGAAAAAGCtgtaaaagaagaaaataaccAAATGAATGAACATTTGGGTAAGGAAGGGGATGAAAATGAAGATCCAGAAATAACTAAAGAAAGAAGAGCACAGGtcgaaaatgaaaagaaaacattAGAATTAATAGAAACATTAGGATATAGTCCAGAACAATTTCTGGATAAAATCGATTATatgacaaaaaaagaaaaggacatgttacaagaaaaaattggaaaaaatgTGTCTCTAGAGGATTATGTGAATAGAATTAGGATGTAtgtaaataagaaaaaattaagccCAGATCAATTAGAAGAGTTGGCACTCATGGAGGAAGAGAAAGAAAGTGCAGATGCTcaggaagaaaaagaagagcAAAACGAGAATAACCCAAAACAAGATTTCGAACAAAGTGACGAAGAAAATAAAGggcaaaataataaagcaaTGAGTGAAATTCCATTAGAAAAAgatgttcataaaaataacaaatatttagTAATTAGGGAAAGTAAACTGACAGAACCAAACTACgttttattaatgttatgTTCTCTAAAAAGTTATGATGAATCAAAATATGCATTGAACTTAGAatcaaaaaaagaacaaataaaaacgATTTCTTCagcaaattatatatatacgataGATAATCACAAAACGTTTTTTCAATTGTGTATTGAACTAGCTCCagatattaaaagaataattagtAACCTTGGAGGTGTAGGATTAAGACtaccattttttaaattaataaataaattatatgatgaaataatgaaattaaaatttggGCTTGATAGAATTTCTACATGA